One stretch of Bacillus kexueae DNA includes these proteins:
- a CDS encoding S1 domain-containing RNA-binding protein, translated as MSIEVGSKLQGKVTGITKFGAFVELPGGSTGLVHISEVADNYVKDINEHLQVGDQVEVKVINVEKDGKIGLSIKKAKDRRPERSDRPKRNDQRSKESFEQKMNRFLKESEDRLASLRRHTESRRGGRGARRG; from the coding sequence ATGTCGATTGAAGTTGGCAGCAAGTTACAAGGTAAGGTAACAGGTATTACTAAATTTGGAGCGTTTGTGGAGCTGCCAGGAGGCTCAACAGGTTTAGTTCACATTAGTGAGGTTGCAGATAACTACGTTAAGGACATCAATGAACATTTGCAAGTAGGCGATCAAGTAGAAGTAAAGGTAATCAATGTAGAGAAAGACGGAAAGATTGGCCTTTCAATTAAAAAGGCGAAAGATCGTCGTCCAGAACGTTCAGACCGCCCGAAAAGAAATGATCAGCGTTCAAAAGAAAGCTTTGAACAAAAAATGAACCGTTTCTTAAAAGAAAGCGAGGATCGTCTCGCGTCACTTCGTCGCCACACGGAGTCTCGCCGTGGCGGAAGAGGGGCAAGAAGAGGTTAA
- a CDS encoding RNA-binding S4 domain-containing protein — translation MRLDKFLKVSRLIKRRTLAKEVADQGRITINGVVAKASSNVKVGDELSIQFGQKILTVKIESLQESAKKEEAASLYKVVKEEKVSVE, via the coding sequence ATGAGATTAGATAAATTTTTAAAGGTTTCACGATTAATCAAAAGAAGAACACTGGCAAAGGAGGTGGCTGATCAAGGACGTATCACCATTAATGGAGTTGTAGCAAAAGCGAGTTCCAATGTAAAAGTAGGAGACGAACTTTCAATCCAATTCGGCCAAAAGATTTTAACTGTAAAGATTGAATCACTTCAAGAATCGGCAAAGAAAGAAGAGGCGGCATCGTTATATAAAGTGGTGAAAGAAGAAAAAGTATCCGTTGAATAG
- a CDS encoding putative polysaccharide biosynthesis protein, which translates to MNDRPTKAPAIILKGAFILTIAALCSKILSAVYRVPFQNIVGDVGFYIYQQVYPIYGVSILLATSGFPVMISKLMNDSSTFGHENSSLKVLKVSSLFLTIFGFGSFLILYSGAPFIALGMGDEELSVLIRVISLSFLMIPFVSILRGYFQSEHMMPPTALSQVTEQFIRVLTIIILSYLFVQNGYDLYITGAGALFGSLLGSIAALFVLMVFIKKAEIPWRAIILVPVTKKERFIILRKLFKYSLTICFASMLLIFMQMIDSFQVYRILVESGWSEHEAKVLKGVYDRGQPLLQLGAIVATSFALSFVPAIAKGVEDVQQSIQYAFKVCLSLAIAATAGIIAIIEPLNIMLFSNGKGSSVLAVYCLSILFCSIAITSGAVLQGLDKAEIPAITVLIGIGVKWISNVWFIEKWDTLGAALATVCAFLVIALLNLLFIRKEPFRLLDRQDVLNMTFIAFVMVIIIKVIQLFFFSDDSDQIRLLATANALVSVLIGAFIYVGGLVLLKVVTKEDWEFLIGKK; encoded by the coding sequence ATGAACGATCGGCCTACGAAAGCACCGGCGATTATATTAAAGGGTGCATTCATCTTAACTATCGCTGCATTATGTTCAAAAATTTTGAGTGCAGTTTATCGTGTTCCATTTCAGAATATAGTTGGCGATGTAGGATTTTATATTTATCAGCAGGTCTATCCGATATATGGTGTTTCCATCTTGTTAGCAACTTCTGGCTTCCCGGTCATGATTTCGAAGTTGATGAATGATTCTTCAACATTCGGTCATGAAAACAGTTCACTGAAAGTGCTGAAAGTCTCCTCGCTATTTTTAACTATTTTTGGCTTTGGGAGCTTTCTTATTTTATACAGCGGTGCACCATTTATTGCGCTAGGGATGGGAGATGAAGAGCTGTCCGTTTTAATTCGCGTTATTTCACTTTCTTTTCTCATGATCCCATTCGTTTCAATTTTAAGAGGTTATTTTCAAAGTGAACATATGATGCCACCGACTGCTCTGTCCCAAGTGACAGAACAATTTATTAGGGTTTTAACTATCATTATTCTTTCATACCTTTTTGTGCAAAATGGGTATGATTTATATATAACGGGTGCTGGCGCCCTTTTTGGATCGCTTTTAGGAAGTATCGCCGCACTTTTCGTCTTAATGGTATTTATAAAAAAAGCGGAGATACCTTGGCGAGCCATAATACTCGTTCCTGTTACTAAAAAAGAACGATTCATTATTTTACGAAAGCTTTTCAAGTACAGCTTGACCATTTGCTTTGCAAGTATGCTCCTTATTTTTATGCAAATGATTGATTCGTTCCAAGTTTATCGCATCCTTGTAGAAAGTGGATGGAGTGAGCATGAGGCGAAGGTGTTAAAAGGAGTGTATGATCGAGGACAACCATTACTTCAATTGGGGGCGATTGTGGCAACATCTTTTGCCTTATCGTTTGTTCCAGCTATAGCAAAAGGTGTAGAAGACGTTCAGCAGTCAATTCAATATGCGTTTAAAGTTTGTTTATCGCTTGCGATTGCTGCAACTGCTGGGATCATAGCTATAATAGAACCGCTAAATATCATGCTCTTTTCAAATGGCAAGGGATCAAGTGTATTAGCTGTATATTGTTTATCGATTTTGTTTTGTTCAATTGCGATTACGTCAGGAGCTGTCCTACAGGGGTTAGACAAGGCAGAAATCCCAGCAATAACTGTTTTAATTGGAATAGGGGTAAAATGGATTTCAAACGTATGGTTTATTGAAAAATGGGATACGTTGGGCGCAGCATTGGCAACGGTTTGTGCTTTTCTTGTCATTGCATTGCTAAACTTATTATTTATTCGAAAAGAGCCGTTTCGTCTACTGGACCGTCAAGATGTATTGAATATGACGTTTATCGCGTTCGTTATGGTCATCATAATTAAGGTTATTCAATTATTTTTCTTCAGTGATGATTCAGACCAAATTCGCCTGCTAGCAACTGCTAACGCACTTGTTTCCGTCCTCATTGGTGCATTCATTTACGTTGGTGGGTTGGTTTTATTAAAAGTCGTAACGAAAGAAGATTGGGAGTTTCTTATAGGGAAAAAGTAA
- the yabP gene encoding sporulation protein YabP, which translates to MNQSYDGNLSHKAQEHDVMMKGRKFLNITGVKQVESFDNEEFLLETVMGPLAIRGENLQMKNLDVEQGIVSIKGSRIYDLVYLDDHNGEKAKGFFGKLFK; encoded by the coding sequence ATGAACCAAAGTTATGATGGGAACCTTTCACATAAAGCACAAGAACATGATGTGATGATGAAGGGCAGGAAATTCTTAAATATTACAGGTGTAAAGCAAGTTGAGAGTTTCGATAATGAAGAGTTTTTGTTAGAAACGGTTATGGGTCCTTTAGCCATCCGTGGAGAGAATTTACAGATGAAGAACTTAGATGTGGAACAAGGAATTGTATCCATTAAAGGAAGTCGAATTTATGATTTAGTGTACTTAGATGATCACAATGGGGAGAAGGCTAAAGGATTCTTTGGCAAGTTGTTTAAATGA
- the spoVT gene encoding stage V sporulation protein T → MKATGIVRRIDDLGRVVIPKEIRRTLRIREGDPLEIFVDRDGEVILKKYSPISELSDFAREYADALFDSLGHPVLICDRDAFIAVSGISKKEYLNKNISEAIERVMEDRNSSLQSEVAEVEFVDGLKESIHSFTVGPIIANGDPIGAVVIFSKDDPIGEVEHKAAETAAGFLARQMEQ, encoded by the coding sequence ATGAAAGCAACTGGTATCGTTCGTCGTATTGATGATTTAGGCCGAGTCGTAATTCCGAAAGAAATTCGCCGTACACTTCGAATAAGAGAAGGAGATCCGCTAGAAATTTTTGTGGATCGGGACGGGGAAGTTATTTTGAAAAAATATTCCCCTATAAGTGAATTAAGTGATTTTGCACGGGAGTATGCAGATGCCCTATTCGATAGTCTAGGCCATCCTGTACTCATATGTGACCGTGACGCGTTTATTGCCGTATCTGGTATTTCGAAAAAAGAATACTTAAATAAAAATATTAGTGAAGCAATTGAACGTGTGATGGAAGACCGTAATTCATCCCTCCAATCCGAAGTAGCTGAAGTGGAATTTGTCGATGGATTAAAAGAGAGTATTCATTCCTTTACCGTCGGTCCAATTATTGCAAATGGAGACCCTATTGGTGCAGTAGTCATTTTCTCAAAAGATGACCCAATTGGCGAAGTGGAGCACAAAGCGGCGGAAACAGCTGCAGGTTTTCTAGCAAGGCAAATGGAGCAATAA
- a CDS encoding FtsB family cell division protein: MAAERKQKIARIQSDYVIQHEKQEHMKKRRKKGLIRRLTVLIIVMLASVAIISTKIISQASAIQEKMEEKERLEKELSTLEQEQKKIENEIKKLNDDEYIAKLARRDYFLSDEGEIIFNIPDGTE, encoded by the coding sequence ATGGCTGCTGAGAGGAAGCAAAAAATTGCTCGTATACAATCCGATTACGTGATTCAGCATGAGAAGCAAGAACATATGAAAAAAAGAAGAAAAAAAGGGTTAATCAGAAGATTAACCGTTCTTATTATTGTCATGCTAGCCTCTGTTGCAATCATTTCAACCAAGATAATTTCTCAAGCCTCCGCGATTCAAGAGAAGATGGAAGAAAAAGAAAGACTCGAAAAAGAGTTGTCCACTTTGGAGCAAGAACAAAAAAAGATTGAGAACGAAATAAAAAAATTAAATGATGATGAATATATTGCTAAGTTAGCTAGAAGAGATTACTTTTTATCCGATGAAGGGGAAATTATTTTTAACATTCCAGATGGTACAGAGTAG
- the mazG gene encoding nucleoside triphosphate pyrophosphohydrolase yields the protein MKIIVIGLGAGDLEQLPFGIYQLLTDHQLPLFLRTKHHPVVEQLSTKLQNAQSFDHVYEMHEQFDDVYEDIVSQLVKLAKDNGEIVYAVPGHPLVAEKTVQLLLKRHHNGEVEVEIKGGQSFIDDMLTAVQIDPIEGFQFVDAIGMQREELSYRQHMFICQVYDHMVASEVKLTLMDDLPYDYPVFIVTAAGSKDEVVKEVPLYELDRHVQINNLTSVYVPPVKEEELLYHQFSSLRSVIAELRGPNGCPWDRKQTHHSLKRYLIEECYELLEAIENEDIDHMIEELGDVLLQIMLHAQIGEDDGLFTIDEVVRSVTSKMIRRHPHVFGEVSVDDAEEVVSNWEEIKKVEKGNQQEESILDSIASSLPALTKAYKLQKKAAKVGFDWTNVNDAWKKVHEEISEFETEIREGLQDKRKVEKEFGDILFAFINIARFYDIEPETALSTTNHKFLTRFQYIEAKARETGTPLTEMSLEEMDRLWEEAKRLEEE from the coding sequence TTGAAAATTATAGTTATTGGACTCGGTGCTGGAGATTTGGAACAACTTCCGTTTGGTATTTATCAATTATTAACGGACCATCAATTGCCTTTATTCTTACGAACGAAGCATCATCCTGTTGTAGAGCAATTAAGTACAAAATTACAGAACGCTCAATCATTTGATCATGTGTATGAAATGCATGAGCAGTTTGATGACGTCTATGAAGATATCGTTTCCCAGTTAGTGAAATTAGCAAAAGATAACGGTGAAATTGTTTATGCTGTACCTGGACATCCACTCGTGGCCGAGAAAACGGTGCAGCTTTTACTGAAAAGGCACCACAATGGAGAGGTTGAAGTAGAGATAAAAGGTGGACAGTCATTTATCGATGATATGTTAACAGCTGTTCAGATTGACCCTATTGAAGGGTTTCAATTTGTGGATGCTATTGGGATGCAGCGTGAGGAGTTATCGTATCGTCAACATATGTTCATTTGCCAAGTGTATGATCATATGGTTGCCTCAGAAGTAAAGCTGACGTTAATGGATGATCTTCCTTATGATTACCCGGTTTTTATTGTTACAGCTGCGGGTAGTAAAGATGAGGTTGTTAAAGAAGTACCATTATATGAATTGGATCGACATGTTCAAATCAATAACTTAACAAGTGTTTATGTTCCTCCGGTAAAAGAAGAGGAACTGCTGTATCACCAATTTTCCTCATTACGATCAGTGATTGCAGAGCTACGTGGACCGAATGGTTGCCCGTGGGATCGTAAACAAACGCATCATTCTTTAAAGCGATATTTAATTGAGGAATGTTACGAACTGCTAGAGGCAATCGAGAATGAAGACATTGATCATATGATTGAAGAATTAGGTGATGTCTTGTTGCAAATCATGCTTCATGCTCAAATTGGTGAAGATGACGGTCTATTTACGATTGACGAAGTAGTAAGAAGTGTAACGAGTAAAATGATTCGCCGCCACCCACATGTTTTTGGTGAGGTGAGTGTAGACGATGCTGAAGAAGTTGTTTCTAACTGGGAGGAAATCAAAAAAGTAGAGAAAGGAAATCAACAAGAGGAATCGATTCTAGATTCCATTGCATCCTCACTCCCAGCTTTAACAAAGGCGTATAAACTTCAGAAAAAAGCAGCAAAAGTGGGATTCGATTGGACTAATGTAAACGATGCTTGGAAGAAGGTTCATGAAGAAATAAGCGAATTTGAAACGGAAATAAGAGAAGGTTTACAAGATAAGCGAAAAGTTGAGAAAGAGTTTGGGGATATTCTTTTTGCATTTATTAACATTGCTCGCTTTTACGATATTGAACCAGAGACAGCTTTAAGTACGACAAACCATAAGTTCCTTACTCGTTTCCAATATATCGAAGCGAAAGCAAGAGAGACAGGAACCCCATTAACAGAAATGTCACTAGAAGAAATGGATCGACTTTGGGAAGAAGCTAAACGTTTAGAGGAGGAATAA
- the yabQ gene encoding spore cortex biosynthesis protein YabQ, whose product MTLTTQAYTMLAMIGMGSFLGASLDTYRHFLNRQQLMKWVVFVNDLVFWVVQALLVFYVLLLVNEGVLRFYIFLAILCGFAAYQSLFRTFYLKTLFFCIRIVTMIYQFIKKAIQLFIFKPITIIVGLIATIIVGLFAFLWRVLKGTSQVIWKLCKILLSPLLWLMKQLWRRLPAPFRVKSKKILRKVEGFSESVKKLFSRLTEFASHLFHKK is encoded by the coding sequence ATGACACTAACGACTCAAGCATATACGATGCTCGCAATGATTGGGATGGGCAGCTTCTTGGGTGCATCGTTAGATACGTATCGACATTTTCTAAATCGGCAACAATTGATGAAGTGGGTCGTTTTTGTAAACGACCTTGTTTTCTGGGTTGTCCAAGCACTTCTCGTGTTTTATGTATTATTACTTGTAAATGAAGGGGTGCTCCGGTTTTATATTTTTTTAGCCATTTTATGTGGCTTTGCTGCGTATCAAAGCTTATTTCGGACTTTTTATTTAAAGACACTTTTCTTTTGTATCCGTATCGTAACAATGATTTACCAATTTATTAAGAAAGCCATTCAACTATTTATTTTCAAGCCGATAACAATTATAGTAGGACTTATTGCTACAATTATCGTAGGTCTTTTTGCTTTTTTATGGAGAGTTCTAAAAGGGACTTCACAAGTTATTTGGAAGTTATGTAAAATTTTATTGTCACCATTGTTATGGTTAATGAAACAGCTTTGGAGAAGACTCCCTGCTCCGTTTCGAGTAAAGAGCAAAAAAATATTAAGGAAAGTGGAAGGATTTTCCGAAAGCGTCAAGAAGTTATTCAGTAGGTTGACTGAATTTGCTAGCCATCTTTTTCATAAAAAGTGA